Proteins encoded within one genomic window of Ideonella dechloratans:
- the lpdA gene encoding dihydrolipoyl dehydrogenase, translated as MALIDVRVPDIGDFKDVAIIEVLVKPGDTVKAEQSLITVESDKASMEIPSSHAGVVKELKVALGDKVNQGSVILTLEAAEAAAAAPAAPAQAPVPAAAAPAPAPVATPAAAGSYAGPVDLSCDVLVLGGGPGGYSAAFRAADLGLNVVVVERYPTLGGVCLNVGCIPSKALLHVAAVMDEVKHLADAGIAYAEPAVDIDKLRGHKEKVVGKLTGGLGAMAKMRKVTIVRGYGSFIDPYHLQVDETSGPGQDRSGGRKVVKFGHAIIAAGSQAVRLPFFPVDERIVDSTGALNLKSVPKKMLIVGGGIIGLEMGTVYSTLGARLDVVEMLDGLMQGADRDLVKVWQKMNAPRFDNIMLKTKTVGAEATPEGIKVKFEAADGTTSEQVYDLVLQAVGRTPNGKKIGAEAAGVAVGERGFIPVDAQLRTNVPHIFAIGDVVGQPMLAHKAVHEGHVAAEVIAGTVKGDATLARSQFDARVIPSVAYTDPEVAWVGLTEDQAKAQGIKVKKGLFPWTASGRAIANGRDEGFTKLLFDDSPEAHGHGRILGGGIVGTHAGDMIGEIALAIEMGADAVDIGATIHPHPTLGESLGMAAEVAHGSCTDLPPQRR; from the coding sequence ATGGCATTGATCGACGTGCGTGTGCCGGACATCGGCGATTTCAAGGACGTGGCCATCATCGAGGTGCTGGTCAAGCCGGGCGACACGGTGAAGGCCGAACAGAGCCTGATCACCGTCGAGTCCGACAAGGCCTCGATGGAGATCCCCAGCAGCCATGCCGGGGTGGTCAAGGAACTGAAGGTGGCCCTGGGCGACAAGGTCAACCAAGGCAGCGTGATCCTGACGCTGGAGGCAGCCGAAGCCGCTGCGGCGGCACCAGCCGCTCCCGCGCAGGCCCCCGTGCCTGCCGCTGCGGCACCGGCCCCCGCGCCGGTGGCGACCCCTGCCGCGGCCGGCAGCTACGCCGGCCCGGTGGATCTGAGCTGCGACGTGCTGGTGCTGGGCGGTGGCCCTGGCGGCTATTCCGCCGCCTTCCGGGCCGCCGACCTGGGCCTGAACGTGGTGGTGGTCGAGCGCTACCCGACCCTGGGCGGCGTCTGCCTGAACGTGGGCTGCATCCCGTCCAAGGCGCTGCTGCACGTGGCCGCGGTGATGGACGAGGTCAAGCACCTGGCTGACGCGGGCATTGCCTACGCCGAGCCGGCGGTGGACATCGACAAGCTGCGCGGCCACAAGGAAAAGGTGGTCGGCAAGCTGACCGGCGGCCTGGGCGCCATGGCCAAGATGCGCAAGGTCACCATCGTGCGCGGCTACGGCAGCTTCATCGACCCCTACCACCTGCAGGTGGACGAGACCAGCGGCCCCGGGCAGGACCGCAGTGGCGGCCGCAAGGTGGTCAAGTTCGGCCACGCCATCATCGCCGCGGGTTCGCAGGCCGTGCGTCTGCCGTTCTTCCCGGTCGATGAACGCATCGTGGACTCCACCGGCGCGCTGAACCTGAAGTCCGTGCCGAAGAAGATGCTGATCGTCGGCGGCGGCATCATCGGCCTGGAAATGGGCACCGTCTACTCCACCCTGGGCGCCCGCCTGGACGTGGTGGAGATGCTGGACGGCCTGATGCAGGGGGCGGACCGCGACCTGGTCAAGGTGTGGCAGAAGATGAACGCGCCGCGCTTCGACAACATCATGTTGAAGACCAAGACGGTGGGGGCCGAGGCCACGCCCGAGGGCATCAAGGTGAAGTTCGAGGCCGCCGACGGCACGACCAGCGAGCAGGTCTACGACCTGGTGCTGCAGGCCGTGGGCCGCACGCCCAATGGCAAGAAGATCGGTGCCGAGGCCGCTGGCGTGGCCGTGGGTGAGCGCGGCTTCATCCCGGTGGATGCCCAGCTGCGCACCAACGTGCCGCACATCTTCGCCATCGGCGACGTGGTGGGCCAGCCCATGCTGGCGCACAAGGCGGTGCACGAGGGCCATGTGGCGGCCGAGGTCATCGCCGGCACGGTCAAGGGCGACGCCACCCTGGCCCGCAGCCAGTTCGATGCCCGCGTGATCCCCAGCGTGGCCTACACCGATCCCGAGGTGGCCTGGGTGGGCCTGACCGAGGACCAGGCCAAGGCCCAGGGCATCAAGGTCAAGAAGGGCCTGTTCCCCTGGACGGCCTCGGGCCGCGCCATCGCCAACGGTCGCGACGAGGGCTTCACCAAGCTGCTGTTCGACGATTCGCCCGAGGCCCATGGCCACGGTCGCATCCTGGGGGGCGGCATCGTGGGCACTCATGCGGGCGACATGATCGGCGAGATCGCGCTGGCCATCGAGATGGGCGCGGACGCAGTGGACATCGGCGCCACCATCCACCCGCACCCCACGCTGGGCGAAAGCCTGGGCATGGCGGCCGAGGTGGCGCACGGCAGCTGCACCGATCTGCCGCCCCAGCGGCGCTGA
- the aceE gene encoding pyruvate dehydrogenase (acetyl-transferring), homodimeric type, with the protein MSALPESSMGTPAVDADSQETREWLDALNAVIQSEGRERGHFLLEQLLEEARQNGVDLPFSATTGYVNTIEPQDEARSPGNLELEGRLRAFMRWNAMAMVVKANRLHPEDGGDLGGHISSFASLAHMLAAGFNHFWHADDTDQGGKHGGDLLYIQGHSAPGIYARAFLEGRISEEQLLNFRQEVEGKGLSSYPHPKLMPEFWQFPTVSMGLGPLMAIYQARFLKYLHARGIADTSERKVWAFLGDGEMDEPESLGAIGLAAREGLDNLIFVVNCNLQRLDGPVRGNGKIIQELEGEFRGSGWNVIKLIWGSNWDPLLARDKDGALRKLMMDTLDGDYQAFKANDGAFVRKHFFERDPRTAKLVEHMSDDDIWALRRGGHDAQKVYAAFHRAHHNKGQPTVLLVKTVKGYGMGKSGEGKNTAHQTKKLTDEDIKYFRDRFNIPIPDSELPKIPFYKPADDTPEMQYLHARRKELGGYLPHRRTKASEQFTVPSLDIFKAVLEPTTAGREISTTQAYVRFLTQLLRDQAIGPRVVPILVDEARTFGMEGLFRQIGIYNPKGQQYTPVDRDQVMYYKEETNGQILQEGINEAGGMASWIAAATSYSTNNRIMIPFYVYYSMFGFQRIGDLAWAAGDMQARGFLLGGTSGRTTLNGEGLQHEDGHSHILAGTIPNCVSYDPTFAHEVAVIMHHGLKRMVERQENVFFYITLLNENYAMPGLRPGTEEQIIKGMYLLEEGAKKTPRVNLLGSGTILRESMAAKALLEADWGVAANIWSCPSFNELARDGQDCERWNLLHPTETPKVPFVTEQLSAHAGPVIASTDYIKSYAEQIRAFIPKGRSYKVLGTDGFGRSDFRSKLRCHFEVNRHYVVVAALKALADEGSVPATVVAEAIAKYGLNADKINPLYA; encoded by the coding sequence ATGTCCGCTCTGCCCGAATCCTCCATGGGCACCCCGGCCGTCGATGCCGACAGCCAGGAAACCCGTGAATGGCTGGATGCCCTGAACGCCGTCATCCAAAGTGAAGGGCGTGAACGGGGGCACTTCCTGCTCGAGCAACTGCTGGAAGAGGCCCGTCAGAACGGGGTGGACCTGCCGTTCTCGGCCACCACCGGCTACGTCAACACCATCGAGCCGCAGGACGAGGCCCGCTCGCCCGGCAACCTGGAGCTGGAAGGCCGGCTGCGAGCCTTCATGCGCTGGAACGCCATGGCCATGGTGGTCAAGGCCAACCGCCTGCACCCCGAGGACGGCGGCGACCTGGGCGGCCACATTTCCTCTTTCGCCTCGCTGGCCCACATGCTGGCCGCAGGCTTCAACCACTTCTGGCACGCCGACGACACCGACCAGGGTGGCAAGCACGGCGGCGACCTGCTCTACATCCAGGGCCACAGTGCGCCCGGCATCTATGCCCGCGCCTTCCTGGAAGGCCGCATCAGCGAAGAGCAGCTCCTGAACTTCCGACAGGAAGTGGAGGGCAAGGGCCTGTCGAGCTACCCGCATCCGAAGCTGATGCCCGAGTTCTGGCAGTTCCCCACCGTGTCGATGGGCCTGGGCCCCTTGATGGCCATCTACCAGGCCCGCTTCCTGAAGTACCTGCACGCCCGCGGCATTGCCGACACCTCCGAGCGCAAGGTCTGGGCCTTCCTGGGCGACGGCGAGATGGACGAGCCCGAGAGCCTGGGCGCCATCGGCCTGGCCGCGCGCGAGGGCCTGGACAACCTGATCTTCGTCGTCAACTGCAACCTGCAGCGCCTGGACGGCCCGGTGCGCGGCAACGGCAAGATCATCCAGGAACTCGAAGGCGAGTTCCGCGGTTCCGGCTGGAACGTGATCAAGCTGATCTGGGGCAGCAACTGGGACCCGCTGCTGGCGCGCGACAAGGACGGCGCGCTGCGCAAGCTGATGATGGACACCCTGGACGGCGACTACCAGGCCTTCAAGGCCAACGACGGCGCCTTCGTCCGCAAGCACTTCTTCGAGCGTGATCCGCGCACGGCCAAGCTGGTCGAGCACATGAGCGACGACGACATCTGGGCCCTGCGCCGCGGCGGCCACGACGCCCAGAAGGTCTATGCCGCCTTCCACCGCGCCCACCACAACAAGGGCCAGCCCACGGTGCTGCTGGTCAAGACGGTCAAGGGATACGGCATGGGCAAGAGCGGCGAGGGCAAGAACACCGCCCACCAGACCAAGAAGCTGACCGACGAGGACATCAAGTACTTCCGCGACCGCTTCAACATCCCCATCCCGGACAGCGAGCTGCCCAAGATCCCGTTCTACAAGCCGGCCGACGACACCCCGGAAATGCAGTACCTGCATGCCCGTCGCAAGGAGCTGGGCGGCTACCTGCCGCACCGCCGCACCAAGGCCAGCGAGCAGTTCACCGTGCCGTCGCTGGACATCTTCAAGGCGGTGCTGGAGCCCACCACCGCCGGGCGCGAGATCTCGACCACCCAGGCCTATGTGCGCTTTCTGACCCAGCTGCTGCGCGACCAGGCCATCGGCCCGCGCGTGGTGCCCATCCTGGTGGACGAGGCCCGCACCTTCGGCATGGAAGGCCTGTTCCGCCAGATCGGCATTTACAACCCCAAGGGCCAGCAGTACACCCCGGTCGACCGTGACCAGGTCATGTACTACAAGGAAGAGACCAACGGTCAGATCCTGCAGGAAGGCATCAACGAAGCCGGCGGCATGGCCAGCTGGATTGCCGCGGCCACGAGCTACAGCACGAACAACCGGATCATGATCCCGTTCTACGTGTACTACTCGATGTTCGGCTTCCAGCGCATCGGCGACCTGGCCTGGGCGGCGGGCGACATGCAGGCCCGCGGCTTCCTGCTGGGCGGCACCTCGGGTCGCACCACGCTGAACGGCGAAGGCCTGCAGCACGAGGACGGCCACAGCCACATCCTGGCCGGCACCATCCCGAACTGCGTCAGCTACGACCCGACCTTCGCACACGAGGTCGCGGTGATCATGCACCACGGCCTCAAGCGCATGGTCGAGCGGCAGGAGAACGTGTTCTTCTACATCACCCTGCTCAATGAGAACTACGCGATGCCGGGCCTGAGGCCGGGCACCGAAGAGCAGATCATCAAGGGCATGTACCTGCTGGAGGAGGGCGCCAAGAAGACCCCGCGCGTCAACCTGCTGGGCTCGGGCACCATCCTGCGCGAGTCGATGGCCGCCAAGGCGCTGCTGGAAGCCGACTGGGGCGTGGCCGCCAACATCTGGAGCTGCCCGAGCTTCAACGAACTGGCCCGCGACGGCCAGGACTGCGAGCGCTGGAACCTGCTGCATCCGACCGAGACGCCCAAGGTGCCCTTCGTCACCGAGCAGCTCTCGGCCCACGCCGGCCCGGTCATCGCCTCGACCGACTACATCAAGAGCTACGCCGAGCAGATCCGCGCCTTCATTCCCAAGGGCCGCAGCTACAAGGTGCTGGGCACCGACGGCTTCGGCCGCAGTGACTTCCGCAGCAAGCTGCGCTGCCACTTCGAGGTCAACCGCCACTATGTCGTGGTTGCCGCCCTGAAGGCCCTGGCCGACGAAGGCAGCGTGCCCGCCACCGTGGTGGCCGAGGCCATTGCCAAGTACGGCCTGAACGCCGACAAGATCAACCCGCTGTACGCCTGA
- the aceF gene encoding dihydrolipoyllysine-residue acetyltransferase: MALVEVKVPDIGDFKDVAVIELLVKPGDTVKAEQSLITVESDKASMEIPSSHAGVVKELKVALGDKVNEGSLLLLLETADSAAAPAPAAAPAPAVAAPVAAPAAAAPVATPAASGPIEVRVPDIGDFKDVAVIELLVKVGDTVKAEQSLITVESDKASMEIPSSAAGVVKEIKVALGDKVNQGSLVAILEGAASAAAPAPAPVAAAPAAAPAVAAAAPAVAVAAAPVASAVPAHEPTIAPSGKLPHASPSIRKMARELGVPLAEVQGSGPKGRITQADLQGFVKGVMAGQVKTAAQKAAAPAAEQGGGIPGLLPWPKVDFAKFGEIETVALSRIKKISGANLARNWVMIPAVTYHEDADITDLEDFRVLVNKENEKSGGAKLTMLAFLVKACVKALQKFPEFNCSLDGDNLVYKKYFHIAFAADTPNGLVVPVIKDADKKSVVEIAAESAVLAKKARDGKLGPADMQGACFTISSLGGIGGTGFAPIVNAPEVAILGVNKSVMKPVWDGKAFQPRLVLPLSLTADHRVIDGALATRFNVYLAQLLADFRRIAL, translated from the coding sequence ATGGCATTGGTGGAAGTGAAGGTCCCCGACATCGGGGATTTCAAGGACGTCGCCGTGATCGAGCTGCTGGTCAAGCCCGGCGACACGGTCAAGGCGGAGCAGAGTCTGATCACGGTCGAATCCGACAAGGCCTCGATGGAAATCCCGTCGAGCCACGCGGGCGTGGTCAAGGAGCTCAAGGTCGCCCTGGGCGACAAGGTCAACGAGGGCAGCCTGCTGCTGCTGCTGGAAACGGCGGACAGCGCGGCTGCGCCGGCCCCGGCCGCAGCCCCGGCGCCCGCGGTGGCGGCACCGGTGGCCGCCCCTGCGGCGGCGGCGCCCGTGGCCACCCCGGCGGCCTCGGGCCCGATCGAGGTGCGCGTGCCCGACATCGGCGACTTCAAGGACGTCGCCGTGATCGAGCTGCTGGTCAAGGTGGGTGACACCGTCAAGGCCGAGCAGAGCCTGATCACCGTCGAGTCCGACAAGGCCTCGATGGAGATTCCCTCCAGCGCGGCCGGCGTGGTCAAGGAGATCAAGGTCGCCCTGGGCGACAAGGTCAACCAGGGCAGCCTGGTGGCCATCCTGGAAGGCGCCGCGTCGGCGGCCGCCCCCGCCCCCGCCCCGGTGGCGGCTGCGCCGGCAGCCGCGCCTGCGGTGGCCGCGGCGGCGCCGGCCGTCGCTGTCGCGGCGGCACCGGTCGCGTCGGCGGTGCCCGCGCACGAGCCCACCATCGCCCCCAGCGGCAAGTTGCCGCATGCCTCGCCCAGCATCCGCAAGATGGCCCGCGAACTGGGCGTGCCGCTGGCCGAGGTCCAGGGCAGTGGTCCCAAGGGACGCATCACCCAGGCCGACCTGCAGGGCTTCGTCAAGGGCGTGATGGCCGGCCAGGTGAAGACTGCCGCCCAGAAGGCCGCCGCACCGGCGGCCGAGCAGGGCGGTGGCATTCCCGGCCTGCTGCCCTGGCCCAAGGTCGATTTCGCCAAGTTCGGCGAGATCGAGACCGTGGCCCTGTCGCGCATCAAGAAGATCAGCGGTGCCAACCTGGCCCGCAACTGGGTGATGATCCCCGCGGTCACTTACCACGAGGACGCCGACATCACCGACCTGGAGGACTTCCGCGTCCTGGTGAACAAGGAGAACGAGAAGTCCGGCGGCGCCAAGCTGACCATGCTGGCCTTCCTGGTCAAGGCCTGCGTCAAGGCCCTGCAGAAGTTCCCCGAGTTCAACTGCTCGCTGGACGGTGACAACCTGGTCTACAAGAAGTACTTCCACATCGCCTTTGCGGCCGACACGCCCAATGGCCTGGTGGTGCCGGTGATCAAGGACGCCGACAAGAAGAGCGTGGTCGAGATCGCCGCCGAGTCGGCCGTGCTGGCCAAGAAGGCCCGCGACGGCAAGCTGGGCCCGGCCGACATGCAGGGTGCCTGCTTCACCATCTCCAGCCTGGGCGGCATTGGCGGCACCGGCTTCGCGCCGATCGTCAACGCGCCGGAGGTCGCCATCCTCGGCGTCAACAAGAGCGTGATGAAGCCGGTGTGGGACGGCAAGGCCTTCCAGCCGCGTCTGGTGCTGCCGCTGTCGCTGACCGCCGATCACCGCGTGATCGACGGCGCGCTGGCCACCCGCTTCAACGTCTATCTGGCGCAGCTGCTGGCGGATTTCCGCCGCATCGCCCTCTGA